In the genome of Clostridia bacterium, one region contains:
- the cpaB gene encoding Flp pilus assembly protein CpaB, translating to MALVGFAASAGLFVFFQFRALSATVPVIVAARDLSAHQAVRPGDVRVSQWPVRWVPPGALHNLSDATDRYSLQPVAAGQPLMKTMLSSDPRDGGVRAALAPGMQGFAVPVGDEPLPPIRVGDLVDLVYVSSKLEGLSLSRLLVRGIEVIGVQEAPSAFGQPADVDAIVVAVRPDQAERIAYGLANGRLFVALDSYEPAAEPTAGVDERSLFQGEAVMSGGS from the coding sequence GTGGCGCTGGTCGGATTCGCCGCATCCGCCGGACTGTTCGTGTTCTTCCAGTTCCGTGCGCTGTCCGCCACCGTCCCCGTCATCGTGGCGGCTCGCGACCTGTCCGCGCACCAGGCTGTCCGTCCCGGGGACGTGAGGGTGTCACAGTGGCCGGTGCGTTGGGTTCCACCCGGTGCCCTCCATAACTTGAGTGACGCAACCGACCGCTACAGCCTTCAACCGGTGGCGGCGGGACAACCGCTGATGAAGACGATGCTGTCGTCCGATCCGCGGGACGGTGGCGTGCGGGCGGCATTGGCTCCGGGAATGCAGGGGTTCGCCGTCCCCGTGGGGGACGAGCCTTTGCCGCCCATCCGGGTCGGAGATCTCGTCGACCTCGTCTACGTCAGTTCCAAATTGGAAGGTTTGAGCCTGTCCCGCCTTCTGGTGCGGGGCATCGAGGTCATCGGCGTCCAGGAGGCGCCGTCCGCGTTCGGCCAACCGGCGGACGTGGACGCCATCGTCGTGGCCGTTCGCCCGGACCAGGCGGAGCGCATCGCTTATGGGCTCGCGAACGGCCGCCTGTTCGTCGCGCTGGACTCATATGAACCTGCGGCGGAGCCCACGGCCGGGGTCGACGAGCGCTCTCTCTTTCAAGGAGAGGCGGTGATGTCCGGTGGCTCCTGA